In Mercenaria mercenaria strain notata chromosome 15, MADL_Memer_1, whole genome shotgun sequence, a single genomic region encodes these proteins:
- the LOC123552998 gene encoding atrial natriuretic peptide receptor 1-like isoform X4, protein MILVAKRSGLKEGEFVFIYMFEGHGSATFGDYSWHRENSTFNQDVKKGYESLFVIRPRKPTNKEFIEFEHEIKRRAYTEYNYTWKEGHEVMVYTYGMYDSFIVYLYALNETLADNGDPRDGKTIVNRIWNRTFPGIGGPFYINDNGDRVVDYSILDLHPETGDFYVVRQYIGQKGVLQNISNVSIHWPGSGLPPKNLPACGFTGELCHSFRLEKSAVLAICLSCGIVIVVIVGFIMYRRQKMEAAIYSQWWRIKAEDIQVYTVTSLLSFGSKRNGSLSISVRDANMQNIGIYKGTFVHITKPKLETLNVDRSLLLELKQMRDVTCANLTRLVGICPETNNIRIITEHCARGSLQDMLYNESIKLDWDIRISLINDIVEGMNYLHRSPIAVHGRLTSSNCVIDSRFVLKITGFGLKSISERVSRKEHTYSKSMIWVAPEHVRVHPKRISSQTGDVYSFGIILYEMCTRLEPYLNEEWYSSLNDVIERIIGRNQLTRPTFTNSDLYEDMAILAKLCWREIPSDRPPFCEIKKLIKSAKIKRNINPAENVLDVLLKRMEQYANNLEGLVEERTQAFLDEKKKSEELLYQILPKSVANQLRVGNTVSPEAFESVTIYFSDIVGFTAISASSSPLEIVNLLNDLYTCFDAIIENYDVYKVETIGDAYMVVSGLPERNGIEHVREIARMALKILDSIRKFTIRHQPHTPLQARIGIHSGPVCTGVVGRKMPRYCLFGDTVNTASRMESNGKAMKIQMSEQSKDLLELHGHFIIEKRGTINVKGKGLTETFWLLQEQFINDAYF, encoded by the exons ATGATTCTAGTCGCAAAGAGATCTGGCCTGAAGGAAGGAGAATTCGTCTTTATTTATATGTTTGAAGGACATGGCTCAGCAACATTCGGAGATTACAGTTGGCACAGAGAAAATTCGACCTTTAATCAG GACGTAAAGAAAGGTTATGAATCGTTGTTTGTGATAAGACCTAGAAAACCGACAAATAAAGAATTCATCGAATTTGAACACGAAATCAAAAGAAGAGCTTACACTGAGTATAACTATACTTGGAAGGAAGGCCATGAG GTGATGGTATATACATACGGTATGTATGACTCATTTATTGTTTACCTCTACGCGTTGAATGAGACTTTGGCAGACAATGGAGACCCGCGTGACGGAAAAACGATTGTTAACAGGATCTGGAACAGAACGTTTCCAG GTATTGGTGGACCCTTCTACATAAATGATAATGGTGACAGAGTTGTCGACTACTCTATTTTAGATCTACACCCTGAAACAGGAGACTTCTAC GTTGTGCGCCAGTACATAGGACAGAAAGGGGTATTGCAAAATATTTCTAACGTGTCGATACACTGGCCGGGCTCTGGGCTACCTCCGAAAAATCTGCCTGCATGCGGTTTTACTGGGGAGCTATGCCACTCGTTCC GTTTGGAAAAGTCTGCTGTGCTAGCAATTTGCCTTAGCTGCGGAATAGTAATTGTTGTAATAGTGGGCTTCATTATGTATAG ACGTCAAAAGATGGAAGCAGCTATATATAGTCAGTGGTGGCGGATAAAGGCAGAAGATATCCAAGTCTACACAGTTACATCATTGCTGTCCTTTGGAAGCAAG AGAAATGGATCTTTGTCGATATCGGTCCGTGATGCAAACATGCAGAATATTGGCATATATAAG GGTACTTTTGTCCACATTACAAAACCAAAGCTGGAAACACTCAATGTTGACCGAAGCCTTTTGCTGGAGCTGAAACAG ATGCGTGACGTCACGTGTGCAAATCTAACTCGCCTCGTTGGTATCTGTCCAGAAACGAACAACATAAGAATAATTACAGAACACTGTGCAAGAGGCAGCCTACAG GACATGTTGTATAATGAATCCATAAAGCTTGATTGGGATATTCGAATTTCGCTTATAAACGATATAGTAGAG GGCATGAATTATTTACATAGAAGTCCGATTGCTGTACATGGACGGCTAACAAGCTCAAATTGTGTCATTGACAGCCGCTTCGTTCTTAAAATTACTGGGTTTGGTTTGAAAAGCATCAGTGAACGAGTCAGCAGAAAAGAACATA CATATTCCAAAAGTATGATATGGGTGGCTCCAGAACATGTACGGGTACATCCTAAAAGAATTTCTTCACAAACAGGAGATGTATATAGCTTTGGAATAATCCTGTATGAAATGTGTACAAGACTTGAGCCGTATCTCAACGAAGAATGGTATTCCTCACTTAACG ATGTCATAGAAAGAATAATAGGAAGAAATCAACTGACGAGGCCAACGTTTACCAACTCTGATTTATATGAAGATATGGCAATACTGGCGAAATTATGCTGGAGGGAGATCCCGTCAGATCGGCCACCTTTCTGCGAAATCAAAAAACTCATCAAGAGTGCTAAAATCAAAAG GAATATTAACCCAGCAGAAAATGTTCTAGATGTTTTGTTGAAGCGCATGGAACAGTATGCTAACAATCTGGAAGGTCTTGTTGAAGAAAGAACTCAAGCCTTCCTTGATGAGAAGAAAAAGTCAGAAGAACTTCTATATCAAATCTTACCAAA GAGTGTAGCCAATCAGTTACGGGTAGGAAATACTGTCAGTCCGGAAGCATTCGAATCTGTcacaatttatttttctgatattGTCGGGTTCACTGCAATTTCTGCGTCAAGTTCGCCCCTTGAG aTTGTGAACCTATTAAATGACTTGTACACGTGTTTTGACgcaattattgaaaactatgATGTTTACAAG GTCGAAACAATCGGAGACGCGTACATGGTTGTATCTGGATTGCCTGAAAGAAATGGCATCGAACATGTACGTGAAATTGCTAGAATGGCATTAAAGATTCTCGATAGTATCCGCAAGTTTACTATTCGTCACCAGCCACATACACCACTCCAAGCACGCATTGGGATTCATTCAG gACCTGTATGCACAGGTGTTGTTGGAAGGAAGATGCCACGATATTGTTTATTCGGTGATACTGTTAATACCGCAAGTCGAATGGAATCTAATGGAAAAG CAATGAAAATTCAAATGAGCGAACAGTCAAAGGATCTTTTAGAATTGCATGGACATTTTATCATAGAGAAAAGAGGCACAATAAACGTGAAG GGAAAAGGATTAACAGAAACGTTCTGGCTACTTCAGGAACAGTTTATAAATGATGCTTATTTTTAA
- the LOC123552998 gene encoding atrial natriuretic peptide receptor 1-like isoform X3, producing MAVSWNIPHFTYGGSDELLGNKLEFSMLTRTGLTVYAHINVYIELLAEFGWTNVAIIYDESMIVHNMTGKNLQETFRQTPYIKSYTVPFNSEAVALNDELVKAFKTASRLARVFLVFCHGDVLREMILVAKRSGLKEGEFVFIYMFEGHGSATFGDYSWHRENSTFNQDVKKGYESLFVIRPRKPTNKEFIEFEHEIKRRAYTEYNYTWKEGHEVMVYTYGMYDSFIVYLYALNETLADNGDPRDGKTIVNRIWNRTFPGIGGPFYINDNGDRVVDYSILDLHPETGDFYVVRQYIGQKGVLQNISNVSIHWPGSGLPPKNLPACGFTGELCHSFRLEKSAVLAICLSCGIVIVVIVGFIMYRRQKMEAAIYSQWWRIKAEDIQVYTVTSLLSFGSKRNGSLSISVRDANMQNIGIYKGTFVHITKPKLETLNVDRSLLLELKQMRDVTCANLTRLVGICPETNNIRIITEHCARGSLQDMLYNESIKLDWDIRISLINDIVEGMNYLHRSPIAVHGRLTSSNCVIDSRFVLKITGFGLKSISERVSRKEHTYSKSMIWVAPEHVRVHPKRISSQTGDVYSFGIILYEMCTRLEPYLNEEWYSSLNDVIERIIGRNQLTRPTFTNSDLYEDMAILAKLCWREIPSDRPPFCEIKKLIKSAKIKRNINPAENVLDVLLKRMEQYANNLEGLVEERTQAFLDEKKKSEELLYQILPKSVANQLRVGNTVSPEAFESVTIYFSDIVGFTAISASSSPLEIVNLLNDLYTCFDAIIENYDVYKVETIGDAYMVVSGLPERNGIEHVREIARMALKILDSIRKFTIRHQPHTPLQARIGIHSGPVCTGVVGRKMPRYCLFGDTVNTASRMESNGKAMKIQMSEQSKDLLELHGHFIIEKRGTINVKGKGLTETFWLLQEQFINDAYF from the exons GAAACCTTCAGACAGACCCCGTACATTAAATCCTACACTGTACCGTTTAACTCAGAAGCTGTTGCACTCAATGATGAATTAGTTAAAGCGTTTAAGACAGCCTCAAGACTGGCTAGAG TGTTTCTTGTATTTTGTCATGGTGATGTGCTGAGAGAAATGATTCTAGTCGCAAAGAGATCTGGCCTGAAGGAAGGAGAATTCGTCTTTATTTATATGTTTGAAGGACATGGCTCAGCAACATTCGGAGATTACAGTTGGCACAGAGAAAATTCGACCTTTAATCAG GACGTAAAGAAAGGTTATGAATCGTTGTTTGTGATAAGACCTAGAAAACCGACAAATAAAGAATTCATCGAATTTGAACACGAAATCAAAAGAAGAGCTTACACTGAGTATAACTATACTTGGAAGGAAGGCCATGAG GTGATGGTATATACATACGGTATGTATGACTCATTTATTGTTTACCTCTACGCGTTGAATGAGACTTTGGCAGACAATGGAGACCCGCGTGACGGAAAAACGATTGTTAACAGGATCTGGAACAGAACGTTTCCAG GTATTGGTGGACCCTTCTACATAAATGATAATGGTGACAGAGTTGTCGACTACTCTATTTTAGATCTACACCCTGAAACAGGAGACTTCTAC GTTGTGCGCCAGTACATAGGACAGAAAGGGGTATTGCAAAATATTTCTAACGTGTCGATACACTGGCCGGGCTCTGGGCTACCTCCGAAAAATCTGCCTGCATGCGGTTTTACTGGGGAGCTATGCCACTCGTTCC GTTTGGAAAAGTCTGCTGTGCTAGCAATTTGCCTTAGCTGCGGAATAGTAATTGTTGTAATAGTGGGCTTCATTATGTATAG ACGTCAAAAGATGGAAGCAGCTATATATAGTCAGTGGTGGCGGATAAAGGCAGAAGATATCCAAGTCTACACAGTTACATCATTGCTGTCCTTTGGAAGCAAG AGAAATGGATCTTTGTCGATATCGGTCCGTGATGCAAACATGCAGAATATTGGCATATATAAG GGTACTTTTGTCCACATTACAAAACCAAAGCTGGAAACACTCAATGTTGACCGAAGCCTTTTGCTGGAGCTGAAACAG ATGCGTGACGTCACGTGTGCAAATCTAACTCGCCTCGTTGGTATCTGTCCAGAAACGAACAACATAAGAATAATTACAGAACACTGTGCAAGAGGCAGCCTACAG GACATGTTGTATAATGAATCCATAAAGCTTGATTGGGATATTCGAATTTCGCTTATAAACGATATAGTAGAG GGCATGAATTATTTACATAGAAGTCCGATTGCTGTACATGGACGGCTAACAAGCTCAAATTGTGTCATTGACAGCCGCTTCGTTCTTAAAATTACTGGGTTTGGTTTGAAAAGCATCAGTGAACGAGTCAGCAGAAAAGAACATA CATATTCCAAAAGTATGATATGGGTGGCTCCAGAACATGTACGGGTACATCCTAAAAGAATTTCTTCACAAACAGGAGATGTATATAGCTTTGGAATAATCCTGTATGAAATGTGTACAAGACTTGAGCCGTATCTCAACGAAGAATGGTATTCCTCACTTAACG ATGTCATAGAAAGAATAATAGGAAGAAATCAACTGACGAGGCCAACGTTTACCAACTCTGATTTATATGAAGATATGGCAATACTGGCGAAATTATGCTGGAGGGAGATCCCGTCAGATCGGCCACCTTTCTGCGAAATCAAAAAACTCATCAAGAGTGCTAAAATCAAAAG GAATATTAACCCAGCAGAAAATGTTCTAGATGTTTTGTTGAAGCGCATGGAACAGTATGCTAACAATCTGGAAGGTCTTGTTGAAGAAAGAACTCAAGCCTTCCTTGATGAGAAGAAAAAGTCAGAAGAACTTCTATATCAAATCTTACCAAA GAGTGTAGCCAATCAGTTACGGGTAGGAAATACTGTCAGTCCGGAAGCATTCGAATCTGTcacaatttatttttctgatattGTCGGGTTCACTGCAATTTCTGCGTCAAGTTCGCCCCTTGAG aTTGTGAACCTATTAAATGACTTGTACACGTGTTTTGACgcaattattgaaaactatgATGTTTACAAG GTCGAAACAATCGGAGACGCGTACATGGTTGTATCTGGATTGCCTGAAAGAAATGGCATCGAACATGTACGTGAAATTGCTAGAATGGCATTAAAGATTCTCGATAGTATCCGCAAGTTTACTATTCGTCACCAGCCACATACACCACTCCAAGCACGCATTGGGATTCATTCAG gACCTGTATGCACAGGTGTTGTTGGAAGGAAGATGCCACGATATTGTTTATTCGGTGATACTGTTAATACCGCAAGTCGAATGGAATCTAATGGAAAAG CAATGAAAATTCAAATGAGCGAACAGTCAAAGGATCTTTTAGAATTGCATGGACATTTTATCATAGAGAAAAGAGGCACAATAAACGTGAAG GGAAAAGGATTAACAGAAACGTTCTGGCTACTTCAGGAACAGTTTATAAATGATGCTTATTTTTAA